The Papaver somniferum cultivar HN1 chromosome 3, ASM357369v1, whole genome shotgun sequence genome includes a region encoding these proteins:
- the LOC113355779 gene encoding RHOMBOID-like protein 5 — protein MGKKQQQQPPQPPPSTLSSSSDDIEYGRPLPPPPPHLVMNSHQQQQHHNHNNPQLHICPPSQKSWFPWLVPLIFMVDVAAFIYSLYVNDCPSTSNDCILPGLGRFAFQPFSQNPLFGPSTTTLEKLGALEWKLVVNEGQSWRLISCIWLHAGVVHLVANMMSLLFVGVRLEQEFGFLKIGLLFVLSGFGGSLLSSLNLRSTISVGASGALFGLLGAMLSELITNWTIYANKCAALFTLIFVIAINLAVSLLPHVDASAHIGGFLSGFLLGFVLLIRPQFGYVSRKYVPAGYDKNLLKPRHKCYQYVLGVLAFVLLIAGYVAGLVILFTGKVPDIYVPLPTINQQL, from the exons ATggggaagaaacaacaacaacaaccaccacAACCCCCACCGTcgacattatcatcatcatcagatgATATTGAATATGGTAGACCTCTTCCACCTCCACCACCTCATCTtgttatgaattctcatcaacagcaacaacatcataatcataataacccTCAGCTTCATATTTGTCCACCATCACAGAAATCTTGGTTTCCATGGTTGGTTCCGCTCATTTTCATGGTTGATGTTGCAGCTTTTATTTACTCTTTGTATGTAAATGATTGTCCTTCAACTAGCAATGATTGTATTCTCCCTGGTTTGGGTAGATTCGCTTTTCAGCCTTTCTCTCAGAATCCCCTTTTTGGGCCTTCCACCACCAC GCTTGAAAAATTGGGAGCCCTTGAGTGGAAATTAGTGGTGAATGAAGGTCAATCATGGCGCCTTATCAGTTGCATTTGGCTTCATGCTGGAGTTGTACATTTAGTTGCTAATATGATGAGTCTTTTATTCGTTGGCGTTCGCCTTGAACAAGAGTTTGGATTTT TGAAAATAGGGCTCTTGTTTGTTCTTTCTGGATTTGGTGGGAGCTTGTTATCTTCTCTTAATCTAAGGTCAACAATATCAGTTGGAGCATCAGGTGCACTTTTCGGACTCTTAGGAGCCATGCTTTCTGAACTCATCACCAATTGGACAATATATGCAAATAAG TGTGCAGCACTTTTCACCTTAATATTTGTAATTGCCATCAATTTGGCTGTTAGTCTTCTCCCTCATGTTGATGCCTCTGCCCATATTGGAGGATTTCTTTCGGGTTTTCTCCTCGGATTTGTCCTCTTAATTCGTCCACAATTTGGATATGTGAGTCGCAAGTACGTTCCTGCTGGTTATGACAAGAACCTTTTGAAGCCAAGGCACAAGTGCTACCAATATGTTTTGGGTGTTCTTGCCTTTGTCCTCTTAATAGCTGG ATATGTTGCTGGCTTGGTAATTCTATTCACTGGGAAAGTTCCTGATATTTATGTACCACTCCCCACTATTAATCAGCAGTTGTAG
- the LOC113359259 gene encoding L-type lectin-domain containing receptor kinase IX.1-like, which produces MCQDSETRMLEMQAYGCISSTGFLPKHLEEWRGFTTNPVQLLEQGIECQSVNSVMVNSTKVLFSIKLISNLTGTLLRVSSVDPLRTELVNALSSNSSQTMLMLLTFSIFLNQASVSAFDPISFSFPSFNSNSCDEGGDLICSGSVVAGDGYLDITPRALDNGSLNSVPTNTVGRVLYKYPVLAWPAGFSTTFDVRISTNPNATGFGEGMTFIMAPDSSPSPANSHGSFLGFLNRSTEGTTVQQLAVELDTFQNNEFDPDDNHVGIDTVSIKSVVTSSLNNIGVNLKSGRWVKVKIDYDGWGEKLQISVAYAGSLLVSVLSLSIKMSKTVPNWVYVGFTGSTGLVLESHQILNWVFTSVPLPNYPTIHDPNSNHKIKDILVIIFPVLTGVLLLAICTYGVVKTCRPKCVDNSKEEDIESRSRVAANGPKIFSFKELSKATNNFSKENLVGTGGFGSVYRGIISDSHSTVAVKKISAASKQGEREYLAEICTIGRLRHRNLVQLLGWCHEHHQLLLVYEFMPNGSLDRFICNGSLDWHTRYKILTGLASALLYLHKECGNAVVHRDVKPNNVMLDSEYNPHLGDFGLARLLPDEASLTTNVAGTLGYLAPECGYTGKATVECDVFSFEIVVLEVLCGRRCISTMEEKSLVDHVWGLHGKGELLQCVDPKLKNNFNQDEMLTALSIGLACSHPDPSSRPNVRKVVQLFRNPNEPLMDLPKFRSNSGYLPSNSVSSVSTTNLLGLSSHPVWQVM; this is translated from the exons ATGTGTCAAGATTCAGAAACCAGAATGCTTGA GATGCAAGCTTATGGTTGCATCAGCAGTACAGGTTTCCTTCCAAAGCACTTGGAAGAATGGCGAGGATTTACTACAAATCCTGTACAATTGTTGGAGCAGGGCATTGAGTGCCAGTCTGTCAATTCTGTCATGGTGAATAGCACAAAG GTTCTTTTCAGTATAAAGCTCATATCGAA CCTTACAGGAACTTTGCTAAGAGTATCAAGCGTTGATCCACTCAGAACAGAGTTAGTTAACGCCTTGAG TTCAAATTCTTCTCAAACCATGTTGATGCTTTTAACATTCTCTATCTTTCTAAATCAAGCATCTGTAAGCGCTTTTGATCCTATAAGTTTCTCTTTCCCGTCTTTTAATTCTAATAGTTGTGATGAAGGTGGAGACCTCATCTGTTCAGGTTCTGTTGTGGCTGGTGATGGATATTTGGATATCACCCCAAGGGCTCTAGATAATGGCAGCTTAAATTCCGTGCCAACAAATACTGTTGGTCGTGTTCTGTATAAGTATCCTGTTCTTGCCTGGCCGGCAGGTTTCTCCACTACCTTTGATGTTAGGATATCGACGAACCCAAATGCAACAGGTTTCGGTGAGGGAATGACATTTATCATGGCACCTGACAGTAGTCCTTCGCCAGCCAACAGCCATGGGTCGTTTTTAGGTTTCCTCAATCGAAGTACTGAag GTACCACAGTTCAGCAACTAGCTGTGGAGTTGGACACTTTCCAGAACAATGAGTTTGACCCTGACGACAACCATGTTGGGATAGACACAGTGAGCATAAAATCTGTTGTGACATCCAGTCTCAACAACATTGGTGTGAATCTCAAAAGTGGAAGATGGGTAAAGGTTAAGATCGACTATGATGGGTGGGGGGAGAAACTCCAAATTTCAGTGGCATATGCTGGCTCCCTTCTAGTGTCTGTTCTCAGTCTTTCAATTAAAATGTCAAAAACAGTTCCAAATTGGGTTTATGTGGGATTTACAGGCTCCACTGGGCTTGTGTTAGAGTCGCATCAGATTCTTAACTGGGTTTTCACTTCGGTCCCATTACCAAATTATCCTACAATTCATGATCCTAACAGCAATCACAAGATAAAAGATATTCTTGTAATAATCTTTCCTGTCCTGACTGGTGTGTTGCTGTTGGCCATATGCACGTATGGAGTGGTAAAAACTTGCCGGCCAAAATGCGTGGATAACTCAAAGGAAGAAGACATCGAGAGTAGGTCTCGGGTTGCTGCGAATGGCCCCAAGATTTTTAGTTTTAAGGAACTGTCAAAGGCCACAAATAACTTCAGCAAAGAGAACTTAGTGGGGACTGGAGGCTTTGGGAGTGTTTATCGTGGCATCATATCGGACTCGCACTCCACCGTAGCTGTCAAGAAGATATCAGCAGCTTCAAAACAAG GTGAGCGGGAGTATTTGGCGGAGATATGCACTATTGGACGCCTAAGGCACAGAAACCTCGTACAACTTCTAGGTTGGTGTCATGAACATCATCAACTCCTCCTTGTCTACGAGTTCATGCCTAACGGTAGCCTTGATCGCTTCATATGCAATGGCTCCCTGGACTGGCACACTAGATACAAGATCTTAACAGGGTTGGCATCAGCATTATTGTATCTCCACAAAGAGTGTGGTAATGCTGTTGTTCATCGCGATGTTAAGCCGAACAATGTGATGTTAGATTCTGAGTATAATCCCCATTTGGGTGACTTTGGGTTAGCAAGATTACTCCCAGATGAAGCTTCATTGACAACAAATGTTGCTGGCACTCTTGGATATTTAGCACCAGAATGTGGTTATACTGGCAAAGCAACAGTAGAATGTGATGTCTTCAGCTTCGAAATTGTCGTACTTGAAGTTTTGTGTGGAAGGAGATGTATCAGTACAATGGAGGAAAAAAGCTTAGTCGATCATGTTTGGGGTCTCCATGGAAAAGGTGAATTGCTGCAGTGTGTGGATCCAAAGCTTAAAAACAACTTCAATCAAGATGAAATGTTAACTGCTTTATCTATTGGCCTCGCGTGTTCACATCCAGATCCATCTTCACGGCCTAATGTTCGTAAAGTTGTTCAGCTTTTCAGGAACCCAAATGAACCTCTGATGGATTTGCCAAAGTTTAGATCTAACTCTGGTTATCTACCTAGCAACTCTGTCTCTTCTGTCTCTACAACAAACCTTTTGGGGTTAAGCAGTCATCCAGTATGGCAGGTGATGTAA
- the LOC113355778 gene encoding NADPH-dependent oxidoreductase 2-alkenal reductase-like, whose product MEVENRYVTLKNQLERDEEPKESDFEFKNTTISLASLNCDEVIVQNLYVSIDPYQINRMKKQSSSHKAINFAFALSPGQAIDAYGVGRVVASTNSRFEKDDLVAGLLGWEEYSSIQGEFKLSFLRKLETTMDLPLSHQVGVLGLSGLTAYGGFYNVGRPKKGDKVFVSAASGSVGNLVGQYAKLSGCYVVGSAGNKQKVQMLKDKLGFDDAFNYKDESDLTSTLQRYFPDGIDVYFDNVGSEMLEAAIVNMNTFGRVVVCGVMSEYTDETKRATPNMMDVIYKRLSIQGFLAADHMKDYAEFTSVTSDYIRNAKLHVLEDISVGLESVPSALVGIFRGDNIGKKMVQIV is encoded by the exons ATGGAAGTGGAGAACAGATATGTGACACTGAAGAATCAGTTAGAGAGAGATGAAGAACCAAAAGAGTCAGATTTTGAGTTCAAGAATACTACCATTTCACTTGCATCATTGAACTGTGACGAGGTTATAGTTCAGAATCTTTATGTATCAATTGATCCATACCAAATCAATAGAATGAAGAAACAAAGTTCTTCTCATAAAGCCATTAACTTCGCATTTGCTCTTTCTCCTGGCCAA GCAATTGATGCTTATGGTGTTGGGAGGGTTGTGGCATCTACAAACTCTAGATTTGAAAAAGATGATTTGGTTGCAGGACTATTAGGGTGGGAAGAATACAGCTCAATACAAGGAGAATTCAAGCTAAGCTTTCTAAGGAAGTTAGAAACCACAATGGATCTCCCTTTGTCTCACCAAGTTGGAGTTCTAG GGTTAAGTGGGTTAACAGCTTATGGTGGGTTCTACAATGTTGGTAGGCCTAAAAAAGGAGACAAAGTTTTTGTTTCTGCAGCTTCTGGATCAGTAGGAAATCTGGTGGGACAATATGCCAAATTATCTGGTTGCTATGTTGTTGGTTCCGCCGGAAACAAGCAAAAG GTACAAATGCTTAAAGACAAACTCGGTTTTGATGATGCATTCAACTACAAGGATGAATCCGATCTTACTTCAACACTTCAAAG GTACTTCCCAGACGGCATAGACGTATATTTTGATAATGTAGGTTCAGAGATGTTAGAGGCTGCCATTGTTAACATGAACACATTCGGTAGAGTGGTTGTATGTGGTGTGATGTCTGAATACACTGATGAAACAAAGCGAGCTACACCGAATATGATGGATGTAATATACAAGCGCCTATCTATTCAGGGATTTTTAGCCGCTGACCATATGAAGGATTATGCTGAATTCACATCAGTTACATCCGATTACATTCGTAATGCTAAATTACATGTCTTGGAAGATATCTCAGTTGGTCTTGAGAGTGTTCCTTCTGCTTTAGTTGGAATTTTTCGTGGCGATAACATTGGCAAAAAGATGGTTCAAATTGTTTAA